The following proteins are encoded in a genomic region of Marasmius oreades isolate 03SP1 chromosome 10, whole genome shotgun sequence:
- a CDS encoding uncharacterized protein (MEROPS:MER0014065), whose protein sequence is MPSIKVKTRFGKTDFKYTISTPNNPNAKSIEKNLPTLFFIHAVYFAHDVYHLQFADPRVRRFNLVAFDLRQHGETTGDKLPEGYGQREATEDVAKLMDALKLPACHIVGMSLGTIIALQMAVSYPEKVASLFLISPLGIEEPPDIAAGRKEIHDCWCEAFTDSTGGKIDESALMDAVYGGLQLAFSNKSSTLISALIKNTLPPARKNWGPKGLVQHRIATLDIFVNRTSHSKEALSKINVPITLVHGLDDVAYPLEYTLEQEKQMRDAGINVKVAKIQNGAHFVAVDYGIEMNPVLHDHVMDAVKTDVPPAPADAVSPWDARLRKNGWIPGDVSDEDY, encoded by the exons ATGCCCTCAATCAAGGTCAAGACCCGCTTTGGCAAAACCGACTTCAAGTACACAATTTCCACGCCCAACAACCCTAACGCCAAGTCGATAGAAAAGAACCTTCCAACGTTGTTTTTCATTCATGCAGTCTATTTCGCGCACGACGTTTACCACC TTCAATTTGCCGACCCCAGAGTCAGGCGATTTAACTTAGTTGCGTTCGACCTTCGACAACATGGCGAAACAACTGGCGACAAACTTCCCGAAGGATATGGACAGCGAGAGGCGACAGAGGACGTTGCCAAGCTTATG GACGCTTTGAAGCTCCCCGCGTGCCATATTGTTGGAATGTCTCTAGGAACCATCATCGCATTACAGATGGCAGTATCGTATCCTGAAAAAGTTGCTTCATTGTTTCTCATTTCCCCACTCGGGATTGAAGAG CCCCCCGACATCGCCGCggggagaaaggaaataCACGATTGCTGGTGTGAAGCTTTCACAGACTCCACAGGCGGGAAGATAGACGAATCAGCACTTATGGATGCTGTCTACGGCGGTCTCCAGCTCGCCTTTAGCAACAAATCATCTACACTTATCTCTGC GCTGATCAAGAATACTCTTCCCCCAGCAAGGAAGAATTGGGGGCCTAAAGGTCTCGTACAACACCGCATCGCTACCTTGGACATTTTCGTCAACAGAACATCTCATTCTAAAGAAGCCCTTTCTAAAATTAACGTTCCCATCACTCTTGTTCACGGCCTTGACGACGTCGCCTATCCTCTCGAATACACACTTGAGCAAGAAAAGCAGATGAGGGACGCTGGCATCAACGTCAAAGTGGCCAAAATCCAAAACGGTGCGCACTTCGTCGCCGTGGACTATGGAATTGA GATGAATCCAGTTTTACACGATCATGTCATGGACGCTGTCAAAACCGACGTTCCACCCGCACCTGCGGATGCAGTCTCACCGTGGGACGCTAGACTTCGGAAAAATGGATGGATTCCTGGCGATGTCTCGGACGAGGATTATTAA
- a CDS encoding uncharacterized protein (CAZy:GH7), producing the protein MFPKASLLSLALLAIGALGQQVGTQQAESHPKFSWSKCAAGGSCTTQQASVVLDSNWRWLHSTKDLTNCYTGNTWDSTLCPDDTTCAQNCALDGADYSGTYGITTSGNALTLKFVTQSQQKNIGSRVYLMDTSDAKYQTFNLLNQEFTFDVDMSNLPCGLNGALYFVSMDADGGMAKSTNNKAGAKYGTGYCDTQCPHDLKFINGQANVEGWQPSSTDPNAGSGTFGTCCNEMDIWEANMNGAAFTPHVCRGTSGGQTKCSGTDCGDSPDHRYDGLCDKDGCDFNSFRMGDTSFLGPGKTVNTNSKITVVTQFLTSNNSTSGTLSEIRRVYVQNGQVIQNSKTNIAGMDSFDSVTDAFCNAQKTAFGDTNSFEDRGGLAAMGQAFAKGMVLVMSLWDDHEAGMLWLDSNYPLDKSPSTPGVARGTCDSASGDPQTVESQHASASVVFSNVKVGPIGSTFGH; encoded by the exons ATGTTCCCCAAGGCATCGCTCCTATCTCTCGCTCTTCTCGCTATTGGTGCGCTCGGCCAACAGGTCGGCACCCAGCAAGCTGAGAGCCACCCCAAATTCAGCTGGTCCAAATGTGCGGCCGGTGGGTCCTGTACCACCCAACAGGCTTCCGTTGTCCTCGACTCCAACTGGCGTTGGCTTCACTCCACCAAAGACCTCACGAACTGCTACACCGGCAACACATGGGATAGCACTCTATGCCCTGACGATACGACCTGCGCTCAGAACTGTGCCCTCGACGGTGCGGACTACAGTGGCACCTATGGTATCACGACTTCCGGGAACGCACTCACCTTGAAGTTCGTTACCCAGAGTCAGCAGAAGAATATTGGATCCCGTGTTTACCTCATGGACACCTCGGACGCCAAGTATCAGACATTCAACTTGCTCAACCAAGAGTTCACCTTTGACGTTGACATGTCGAACCTTCCTTGCGGCCTCAACGGAGCTTTGTACTTCGTCTCCATGGACGCAGACGGCGGTATGGCCAAGTCCACTAACAACAAGGCTGGTGCCAAGTATGGTACTGGTTACTGTGATACACAGTGCCCACACGATCTGAAGTTCATCAATGGCCAG GCCAACGTAGAGGGCTGGCAACCTTCTTCAACCGACCCCAACGCTGGATCGGGAACGTTCGGGACATGCTGCAACGAGATGGATATTTGGGAAGCCAACATGAACGGTGCTGCTTTCACTCCTCACGTCTGTCGCGGTACCTCCGGTGGTCAGACCAAATGCAGTGGCACTGACTGTGGTGACAGTCCGGACCACAGGTACGACGGTCTCTGTGACAAGGACGGATGCGACTTCAACTCCTTCCGTATGGGAGATACCTCCTTCCTTGGCCCTGGAAAAACCGTTAACACCAACTCGAAGATCACTGTCGTCACCCAATTCCTTACCAGCAACAACTCTACTTCCGGAACTCTCAGCGAGATCCGCCGTGTCTACGTTCAGAACGGCCAGGTCATCCAGAACTCGAAAACTAACATTGCCGGCATGGACTCCTTCGACTCTGTCACTGATGCTTTCTGTAACGCTCAAAAGACGGCTTTCGGTGACACGAATTCCTTTGAAGATCGTGGTGGGCTTGCTGCCATGGGACAGGCTTTCGCAAAGGGAATGGTTTTGGTGATGAGTTTGTGGGACGACCACGAAGCCGGAATGTTGTGGCTCGACTCGAACTACCCTCTCGACAAGTCCCCATCTACTCCTGGTGTTGCTCGCGGTACTTGCGACTCTGCATCAGGTGACCCTCAGACGGTTGAGTCGCAACATGCAAGTGCTAGTGTGGTCTTTTCCAACGTCAAGGTTGGTCCTATTGGATCCACTTTCGGCCACTAA
- a CDS encoding uncharacterized protein (CAZy:GH7): MFPKASLLSLALLTVGALGQQVGTQQSETHPKLSWSKCAAGGSCTTQQGSVVLDSNWRWLHSTKDTTNCYTGNTWDTTLCPNGITCAQNCALDGADYSGTYGITTSGNSLSLKFVTKGPYSTNIGSRVYLMDTSDSKYQMFNVLNQEFTFDVDMSRLPCGLNGALYFVSMDADGGMAKSTNNKAGAKYGTGYCDTQCPHDLKFINGVANSEGWEPSDNDQNAGKGKYGTCCNEMDIWEANMNGAAVTPHVCRGTSGGQTQCSGIDCGDSPDHRYDGLCDKDGCDFNSFRMGDTSFLGPGKTVNTNSKITVVTQFLTSTNTTSGTLKEIRRLYVQNGQVIQNSKTKISGMSSYDSITDAFCNAQKQAFGDTNSFEDRGGMAAMGQAFAKGMVLVMSLWDDHEAGMLWLDSNYPLDKSPSTPGVARGACDAASGDPKTVESQHGDATVVFSNIKFGPIGSTYAH, translated from the exons ATGTTCCCTAAAGCTTCACTTCTTTCACTTGCTCTCCTCACAGTTGGTGCACTCGGCCAACAGGTCGGCACCCAACAATCTGAGACCCATCCCAAACTGAGTTGGTCCAAATGTGCTGCCGGTGGATCCTGCACGACCCAACAGGGTTCCGTTGTCCTCGACTCAAACTGGCGTTGGCTTCACTCCACCAAAGACACCACGAACTGTTACACCGGCAACACATGGGACACCACTCTCTGTCCTAATGGCATCACCTGCGCTCAGAACTGTGCCCTCGACGGTGCGGATTATAGCGGCACATATGGTATCACGACCTCCGGGAACTCCCTTTCCTTGAAGTTCGTCACCAAAGGACCTTACTCTACCAACATCGGATCCCGTGTCTACCTCATGGATACCTCTGATTCCAAATATCAGATGTTTAACGTGCTCAACCAGGAGTTCACGTTCGACGTCGACATGTCCAGGCTTCCTTGCGGTCTCAACGGAGCTTTGTACTTCGTCTCCATGGACGCAGATGGCGGTATGGCTAAGTCCACTAACAACAAGGCTGGTGCCAAGTACGGTACTGGTTACTGTGATACACAGTGCCCGCACGATCTCAAATTTATTAACGGCGTG GCTAACTCGGAGGGCTGGGAACCTTCTGACAACGATCAGAACGCCGGAAAGGGTAAATATGGGACGTGCTGCAATGAGATGGATATCTGGGAAGCCAACATGAACGGTGCCGCCGTGACTCCTCACGTCTGTCGCGGTACCTCCGGTGGTCAGACCCAGTGCAGTGGCATTGACTGTGGTGACAGCCCAGACCACAGGTACGATGGTCTCTGTGACAAGGACGGATGCGACTTCAACTCCTTCCGTATGGGAGATACCTCCTTCCTTGGCCCTGGCAAGACCGTCAACACCAACTCGAAAATTACTGTCGTCACCCAGTTCCTCACCAGCACCAATACTACTTCCGGAACTCTCAAGGAGATCCGTCGTCTCTACGTCCAGAACGGCCAGGTCATCCAGAACTCGAAAACTAAGATATCCGGGATGAGCTCCTACGACTCTATCACCGATGCTTTCTGTAACGCCCAGAAGCAGGCCTTCGGTGACACGAACTCGTTCGAAGACAGGGGTGGAATGGCAGCTATGGGACAGGCTTTCGCAAAGGGAATGGTTTTGGTGATGAGTTTGTGGGACGACCACGAAGCTGGAATGTTGTGGCTCGACTCGAACTACCCTCTCGACAAGTCCCCATCTACTCCTGGTGTGGCTCGCGGTGCTTGTGACGCCGCATCAGGTGACCCCAAAACGGTTGAATCGCAGCACGGAGATGCAACCGTGGTCTTCTCTAACATCAAGTTTGGTCCCATTGGATCGACTTATGCCCATTAA
- the ADK1 gene encoding Adenylate kinase — protein sequence MGAPEELEYLKSLVSQLNEKIKSLEAKTKTPAPSPLQQLRTILIGPPGAGKGTQAPRIRDEYCVCHLATGDMLREQVAQKTPLGVEAKKIMDAGGLVSDEIMVGIIKEQLENNKACKNGFVLDGFPRTVPQAQRLDGMLESRKEKLDSVVQLLIDDQLLISRITGRLIHPASGRTYHKEFNPPKVPMKDDVTGESLIQRSDDNVEALRKRLGVYHSQTGPVAEYYKNCGLWHGIDAAQSPNLVWDSLKKIYTGASPSNSK from the exons ATGGGCGCACCGGAAGAACTCGAATATCTCAAATCTCTCGTCAGCCAGCTCAACGAGAAGATTAAGAGCTTGGAGGCGAAAACAAAGACACCTGCGCCTTCCCCTCTCCAACAGCTAAGGACTATTCTTATTGGGCCTCCCGGTGCTG GTAAAGGAACCCAAGCCCCACGGATACGCGACGAGTATTGCGTATGTCATCTCGCAACGGGTGACATGCTGAGAGAGCAGGTGGCTCAAAAGACCCCTCTAGGTGTCGAGGCGAAGAAGATCATGGACGCAGGAGGTCTTGTCTCGGATGAAATCATGGTCGGTATAATTAAAGAACAACTGGAAAACAACAAGGCTTGCAAGAATGG TTTCGTCCTTGACGGATTCCCAAGAACAGTTCCTCAAGCGCAGAGATTGGATGGCATGTTGGAGTCACGAAAGGAGAAACTGGACTCTGTCGTGCAACTACTGATTGACGACCAGCTGCTCATTTCGAGGATTACTGGAAGGTTAATTCATCCCGCCTCTGgaagaacgtaccacaaGGAATTCAA CCCTCCTAAAGTCCCCATGAAGGACGACGTGACCGGAGAATCACTAATCCAACGTTCGGACGATAACGTTGAGGCATTACGCAAGCGTCTCGGCGTATACCACTCTCAAACCGGTCCTGTGGCAGAGTACTACAAAAACTGTGGACTCTGGCACGGCATCGATGCTGCTCAAAGTCCGAATTTGGTGTGGGACAGTTTGAAGAAGATCTATACCGGTGCCTCTCCCAGTAATAGCAAGTAA
- a CDS encoding uncharacterized protein (MEROPS:MER0005595) codes for MQFSSTLRSALIGLCLSAISVAAAPGLSLAVSSASGANSFAGVENFKVTASLVNSGNEPLKLLKDPRTILSSIPTNSFAISNAEGASPSFIGAKVKFVPEYVVKNNINDAFVILAPGESLQLEHDLSAAYNFTRPGEGTYDVQANNLFLHVDPTTNEIKELQAAHEAPFTSSLTGRLAVAPPPTKREVYRSCSSSEQSQVASAANQAASYANAASSYVNSHTSSTPRFVEWFGTFTAAHHTTVASHYTNIKGYSFTGNTYDCSCNEAGTYAFVNLNEFGVIHLCPVFWEAPLSGTDSKGGTLIHESSHFTQIAGTDDHVYGQSGARALAESNPTQAIDNADNHEYFAENNPALS; via the exons ATGCAGTTCTCCTCAACGCTTCGCTCTGCTTTAATCGGCCTGTGCTTGTCCGCCATCTCCGTCGCGGCTGCTCCAGGACTTTCCCTCGCCGTCTCTAGTGCTTCTG GCGCCAACAGCTTCGCTGGAGTTGAGAACTTCAAGGTCACGGCCTCTCTGGTCAACAGCGGTAATGAGCCCTTGAAGTTGTTGAAGGACCCTCGAACGATTCTCTCGTCAATCCCTACCAACAGCTTCGCTATCAGCAACGCTGAAGGTGCATCCCCCTCCTTCATCGGCGCCAAAGTCAAGTTTGTCCCGGAATACGTCGTCAAGAACAACATCAACGACGCTTTCGTCATTCTCGCGCCCGGAGAATCCCTTCAACTGGAGCACGATC TGTCTGCGGCCTACAATTTCACTCGTCCTGGAGAGGGAACCTATGACGTTCAGGCTAAcaacctcttcctccatGTCGACCCCACTACCAACGAGATCAAGGAACTCCAAGCCGCTCATGAAGCCCCTTTCACTTCCTCGTTGACTGGACGATTAGCTGTTGCCCCTCCCCCTACTAAGAGGGAGGTTTACAGGTCTTGTTCTTCTAGCGAGCAATCTCAGGTAGCATCTGCTGCAAACCAGGCTGCGAGCTATGCCAATGCGGCCAGCAG TTACGTCAACTCGCACACTTCCTCCACTCCCCGATTCGTTGAGTGGTTCGGTACATTCACCGCCGCTCACCACACCACAGTCGCCAGCCATTACACCAACATCAAGGGATACTCTTTCACTGGCAATACCTATGACTGTAGTTGCAATGAGGCTGGCACCTACGCGTTTGTGAATCTCAATGAATTCGGAGTTATTCACCTTTGCCCTGTCTTCTGGGAGGCTCCCCTGTCAGGCACTGACTCTAAG GGTGGAACCCTTATCCACGAGTCCTCCCACTTCACCCAAATTGCTGGTACTGATGATCATGTTTACGGACAATCTGGTGCTCGTGCCCTTGCAGAGAGCAACCCGACTCAGGCTATCGACAACGCTGACAACCACGAATACTTCGCGGAGAACAACCCAGCTTTGAGCTGA